A region from the Catellatospora sp. TT07R-123 genome encodes:
- a CDS encoding VOC family protein: MRSRMSGMWWGAAIEAPDPAALAQFYADLLGWPIVHTEPGTAVLGTPGGVSFLVFQQADGYQAPTWPPGPGDQRPMMHLDFQVGDLDDAVAEAVALGATVAAAQPRENVRVLFDPAGHPFCLCRDDG; the protein is encoded by the coding sequence ATGCGATCACGGATGTCCGGGATGTGGTGGGGTGCGGCCATCGAGGCGCCCGACCCGGCCGCGCTGGCCCAGTTCTACGCCGACCTGCTCGGCTGGCCGATCGTGCACACCGAGCCCGGCACCGCCGTGCTCGGCACGCCGGGCGGGGTGAGTTTCCTGGTGTTCCAGCAGGCCGACGGCTACCAGGCGCCGACGTGGCCGCCCGGTCCAGGCGACCAGCGGCCGATGATGCACCTGGACTTCCAGGTCGGCGACCTCGACGACGCGGTGGCCGAGGCGGTGGCGCTGGGCGCGACCGTGGCCGCAGCCCAGCCGCGCGAGAACGTCCGCGTCCTGTTCGACCCGGCCGGGCACCCGTTCTGCCTGTGCCGCGACGACGGCTGA
- a CDS encoding aspartate/glutamate racemase family protein, whose product MLALLHTSQVHVPTFDRLRNEEAPTVTLYHIVAGHLLDEARRHGAPSVADQVAREVERAAEAGARAVLCTCSTIGEVAEAAAAQAGIPVLRVDRPMAAAAVAAGTRITVLAALAATLAPTTELIEQEAARAGRTVSVSTRIAVGAWELFEADDFDGYLDLVAEALAEITDADVIVLAQASMAPLAKRGATAIPVLASPRLGLRAAIAL is encoded by the coding sequence ATGCTGGCTCTGCTGCACACCTCACAGGTTCATGTGCCGACCTTCGACCGGCTCCGCAACGAAGAGGCGCCGACGGTCACGCTCTACCACATCGTCGCCGGGCACCTGCTCGACGAGGCCCGGCGCCACGGTGCGCCCTCGGTCGCCGACCAGGTCGCGCGCGAGGTCGAGCGCGCCGCCGAGGCGGGCGCGCGGGCCGTGCTGTGCACCTGCTCCACCATCGGCGAGGTCGCCGAGGCGGCCGCCGCGCAGGCCGGCATCCCGGTGCTGCGGGTCGACCGGCCCATGGCCGCCGCGGCGGTGGCCGCAGGCACGCGGATCACGGTGCTGGCGGCGCTGGCCGCCACGCTCGCCCCGACCACGGAGCTGATCGAGCAGGAGGCCGCGCGGGCGGGCCGTACCGTGTCGGTGTCGACGCGGATCGCGGTCGGGGCCTGGGAACTGTTCGAGGCCGACGATTTCGACGGCTACCTCGACCTGGTCGCCGAGGCCCTGGCCGAGATCACCGACGCCGACGTGATCGTGCTGGCGCAGGCCTCGATGGCGCCGCTGGCCAAGCGCGGCGCCACGGCGATCCCGGTGCTGGCCTCGCCGCGCCTGGGGCTGCGCGCCGCCATCGCGCTCTGA
- a CDS encoding alpha/beta fold hydrolase translates to MDILLIAGLWLDGSAWDDVVPALTGLGHRPVPVTLPGQGDGTSSATLGDQVAAVVAAVDAASGPCLVVGHSAACSLAWLAADARPERVAKAALIGGFPNGDGQPYAPFFEVVDGVMPFPGWEPFEGPDAVDLDAQTRAAIAAAAVPVPEGVAKGLVRLADPRRFDVPVVVICPEFTPAQAQEWIAAGDVPELAQAKHVEFVDIDSGHWPMFTRPAELAAMLAAAAEG, encoded by the coding sequence ATGGATATCCTGCTCATCGCCGGCCTGTGGCTCGACGGCTCCGCCTGGGACGACGTCGTGCCCGCCCTGACCGGCCTCGGCCACCGGCCCGTGCCGGTCACGCTGCCCGGCCAGGGCGACGGCACCAGCTCGGCGACGCTCGGCGACCAGGTCGCGGCGGTGGTGGCCGCCGTGGACGCCGCGTCGGGCCCGTGCCTGGTCGTCGGGCACTCGGCCGCCTGCTCCCTGGCGTGGCTGGCCGCCGACGCCCGGCCGGAGCGGGTCGCGAAGGCGGCGCTCATCGGCGGCTTCCCGAACGGCGACGGGCAGCCGTACGCCCCGTTCTTCGAGGTGGTCGACGGGGTGATGCCGTTCCCGGGCTGGGAGCCGTTCGAGGGGCCCGACGCCGTCGACCTCGACGCGCAGACCCGTGCCGCGATCGCCGCCGCCGCGGTCCCGGTGCCCGAGGGCGTGGCCAAGGGCCTGGTGCGGCTGGCCGACCCGCGCCGGTTCGACGTGCCCGTCGTGGTGATCTGCCCGGAGTTCACCCCCGCGCAGGCGCAGGAGTGGATCGCCGCCGGGGACGTGCCCGAGCTGGCGCAGGCCAAGCACGTCGAGTTCGTCGACATCGACTCCGGGCACTGGCCCATGTTCACCCGCCCGGCGGAGCTGGCCGCGATGCTGGCCGCGGCCGCCGAGGGCTGA
- a CDS encoding SRPBCC family protein yields the protein MRWENAIVIDAPVDVVWAMTLDVERWPDTTPTMTSVVRLDDGPLRVGGQARVKQPGQSEAVWTVTRLAEGREFTWQTVRMGLVMTGSHLLEPVGGGCRNTLAIEVAGRGALLFGLLFGGLIRRAITTENLGFQAAAVGG from the coding sequence ATGCGATGGGAGAACGCGATCGTCATCGACGCCCCGGTCGACGTCGTCTGGGCAATGACCCTCGACGTCGAGCGCTGGCCCGACACCACCCCCACCATGACCAGCGTCGTCCGGCTCGACGACGGCCCGCTGCGCGTCGGCGGCCAGGCCCGCGTCAAGCAGCCCGGCCAGTCCGAGGCCGTCTGGACCGTCACCCGGCTGGCCGAGGGCCGCGAGTTCACCTGGCAGACCGTCCGGATGGGCCTGGTCATGACCGGCTCGCACCTGCTCGAACCCGTCGGCGGCGGCTGCCGCAACACCCTGGCGATCGAGGTCGCCGGGCGCGGCGCGCTGCTGTTCGGGCTGCTGTTCGGCGGCCTCATCCGCCGCGCGATCACCACCGAGAACCTGGGCTTCCAGGCTGCCGCCGTAGGTGGATGA
- a CDS encoding TetR/AcrR family transcriptional regulator codes for MPADNPSTRDMLDRVIAYAAAEGVTGRSLREIAAGVGTSHRMLIYHFGSREGLLAAIVARIEQQQRDLLARLPDRLPPGRDTGPEAAAALMLALWQQVSDPALRPFVRLFFEVVGVAVHGAPGTGSFLDGLTRPWLEQAEATVRQLGLPLDRDALLLGIATSRGLLLELLAGADQAATDASYRLFLRMWVHWAGSGPRPE; via the coding sequence ATGCCAGCGGACAACCCCAGCACCCGTGACATGCTCGACCGCGTCATCGCGTACGCCGCGGCAGAAGGCGTGACCGGCCGGAGCCTGCGCGAGATCGCCGCCGGGGTCGGCACCAGCCACCGGATGCTCATCTACCACTTCGGCTCGCGCGAGGGCCTGCTGGCCGCGATCGTCGCCCGCATCGAGCAGCAGCAGCGCGATCTGCTCGCCCGGCTGCCCGACCGGCTGCCGCCCGGACGCGACACCGGGCCCGAGGCGGCCGCCGCGCTCATGCTCGCCCTGTGGCAGCAGGTGTCCGACCCGGCCCTGCGCCCGTTCGTGCGCCTGTTCTTCGAGGTCGTCGGCGTGGCCGTGCACGGCGCACCCGGCACCGGGTCCTTCCTCGACGGGCTCACCCGGCCGTGGCTGGAGCAGGCCGAGGCCACGGTGCGGCAGCTCGGCCTGCCGCTGGACCGCGACGCGCTGCTGCTCGGGATCGCCACCAGCCGGGGCCTGCTGCTGGAGCTGCTGGCCGGAGCCGACCAGGCCGCCACCGACGCGTCGTACCGGTTGTTCCTGCGGATGTGGGTGCACTGGGCCGGGTCCGGGCCCCGGCCGGAATGA
- a CDS encoding GNAT family N-acetyltransferase, which produces MAYTIRTLDAETWDAFAELVERNNGIFGGCWCMGFHPEYGQRLIGNREAKQDLVRAGRAHAALVLDESGAAQGWCQWGSPEELTNIKHKRAYVSGHPPRPDWRITCVYVDKRHRGQGVARAAVAGALDQIARAGGGMVEAISEATAGREAQSRFLFSATVELFEDFAFTRARQLGKHAWLLRRTVDPA; this is translated from the coding sequence ATGGCGTACACGATCCGGACCCTGGACGCCGAGACCTGGGACGCGTTCGCCGAGCTGGTCGAGCGCAACAACGGGATCTTCGGCGGCTGCTGGTGCATGGGCTTCCATCCCGAGTACGGCCAGCGCCTGATCGGCAACCGCGAGGCCAAGCAGGACCTGGTCCGGGCCGGTCGCGCCCACGCGGCGCTGGTGCTCGACGAGTCCGGCGCCGCCCAGGGCTGGTGCCAGTGGGGCAGCCCGGAGGAGCTGACCAACATCAAGCACAAGCGGGCGTACGTCAGCGGCCACCCGCCGCGCCCGGACTGGCGGATCACCTGCGTCTACGTCGACAAGCGGCATCGCGGCCAGGGCGTCGCGCGGGCGGCGGTGGCCGGCGCCCTGGACCAGATCGCGCGGGCGGGCGGGGGCATGGTCGAGGCGATCTCGGAGGCGACCGCCGGACGTGAGGCGCAGTCGCGGTTCCTGTTCAGCGCGACCGTCGAGTTGTTCGAGGACTTCGCGTTCACCCGGGCCCGGCAGCTGGGCAAGCACGCCTGGCTGCTGCGGCGCACCGTCGATCCGGCGTGA
- a CDS encoding BTAD domain-containing putative transcriptional regulator has protein sequence MLEIRLLGTVAIAHDGVDVVLGKRHERCLFGILALEAGRSIGTERLLRLLWPDEAPASARATLHTYVARLRGRLAGCGVSIVTRDSGYLMQVAPSDVDVHRFTDLLGQAIDEPAPDRRFALLTDALRVWGGDLMEGTADDRLRDSLDASLDQRFLLAHELLAETGLELGHVEHTLSYLPELVRRHPARERLAAALIRAYHQCGDVASALSAYETVRRHLADELGLDPGANLSNLYLSLLHRRGPGDPPALPAPLVVPAQLPPATRVFAARDAELAELDLLVVEHASAVVISAIAGSPGIGKTTLAVHWAHTLSDQYPDGSLYVNLRGFDPNGRAVNPDEAVRGFLEALNVAPGQMPTTLEAKTGLYRSLLANRRMLILLDNARDAAQVRPLLPGTRGCLVIITSRSQLGSLVTAEGAVPLTLGLLTATDAIKLLSRRIGGERIAAEPEAAMEIVHRCAGLPLALALVAARAVARPQAGLSRLAEELAASPSPLDVLSSDDRATDMRAVFSWSYQALSAPAAELFRLLGLHPGPVRTTQAAAALAAVSPAAARVLLGELERAHLVTEDAEDQFSLHDLLQAYAADLAAGSAATPSGAAANARAVERLLDHFLISAYEGDLLLDPHRDRVAPPDGSPHAHPFLPRDHEEALAWFTANHATALAVTRLCDTGGYDRHLWELAWCLGNYFERQGHWHQWIESQALALAAAVRLGDAHAQARCHRALSRAHQRLDDRPAAFSHLTEALRIYQEHQDPIGQAYTHLNLNVWHESEGRYELALGHAQTAFDLFEQAGNVAGQALSRNAIGWGHAKLGAHETALRYCQQALTQLREIGHQAGAADTLDSIGFVYLGLDDPVRAAEAYEAARDLFEQLGDRYNQATSHLRIGDILAGQDQPGPARQQWETAWRILRDLGHPDAVAVGRRLHDPSAAPHG, from the coding sequence GTGCTGGAAATCCGGCTTCTCGGAACGGTGGCGATCGCGCACGACGGCGTGGACGTCGTGCTGGGCAAGCGGCACGAGCGGTGCCTGTTCGGGATCCTGGCGCTGGAGGCGGGCCGCTCGATCGGCACCGAGAGGCTGCTGCGCCTGCTGTGGCCCGACGAGGCGCCCGCCTCGGCCCGCGCGACGCTGCACACGTACGTCGCGCGGCTGCGCGGCCGCCTGGCCGGGTGCGGGGTGTCCATCGTGACCCGGGACTCCGGCTACCTGATGCAGGTCGCGCCGTCGGATGTCGACGTGCACCGCTTCACCGACCTGCTGGGCCAGGCCATCGACGAGCCCGCCCCGGACAGGCGGTTCGCGCTGCTGACCGACGCCCTACGGGTGTGGGGCGGCGACCTGATGGAGGGCACCGCCGACGACCGGCTGCGCGACAGCCTCGACGCCAGCCTGGACCAGCGGTTCCTGCTGGCGCACGAACTGCTGGCCGAGACCGGGCTCGAACTCGGCCACGTCGAGCACACGCTGTCCTACCTGCCGGAACTCGTCCGCCGCCATCCGGCCCGGGAACGGCTGGCGGCGGCGTTGATCCGCGCGTACCACCAGTGCGGCGACGTGGCGAGTGCGCTGTCGGCGTACGAGACCGTCCGGCGGCACCTGGCCGACGAGCTCGGACTCGACCCCGGCGCGAACCTGTCCAACCTGTACCTGTCCCTGCTGCACCGGCGCGGCCCCGGCGACCCGCCCGCGCTGCCCGCGCCGCTGGTCGTGCCCGCGCAGCTGCCGCCCGCGACCAGGGTCTTCGCCGCCCGCGACGCCGAACTGGCCGAACTCGACCTGCTGGTGGTCGAGCACGCCAGCGCCGTGGTGATCTCCGCGATCGCGGGCAGCCCCGGCATCGGCAAGACCACGCTGGCGGTGCACTGGGCCCACACGCTGTCCGACCAGTACCCCGACGGCTCCCTGTACGTGAACCTGCGCGGCTTCGACCCCAACGGGCGGGCCGTCAACCCCGACGAGGCGGTGCGCGGGTTCCTGGAGGCGCTCAACGTCGCGCCGGGGCAGATGCCCACGACGCTGGAGGCCAAGACCGGGCTGTACCGCAGCCTGCTGGCCAACCGGCGGATGCTGATCCTGCTGGACAACGCGCGCGACGCCGCGCAGGTGCGGCCGCTGCTGCCGGGCACCCGGGGCTGCCTGGTGATCATCACCAGCCGCAGCCAGCTGGGCAGCCTCGTCACCGCCGAGGGGGCCGTGCCGCTGACGCTGGGCCTGCTCACGGCCACGGACGCGATCAAGCTGCTCAGCCGCCGGATCGGCGGCGAGCGTATCGCGGCCGAGCCCGAGGCCGCGATGGAGATCGTGCACCGCTGCGCCGGGCTGCCGCTGGCCCTGGCGCTGGTCGCGGCGCGCGCGGTGGCCCGGCCGCAGGCCGGCCTGAGCAGGCTCGCCGAGGAGCTGGCCGCCTCGCCGAGTCCGCTGGACGTGCTGTCCAGCGACGACCGCGCCACCGACATGCGGGCGGTGTTCTCCTGGTCCTACCAGGCCCTGTCGGCCCCGGCGGCCGAGCTGTTCCGGCTGCTCGGGCTGCATCCCGGCCCGGTGCGGACGACCCAGGCCGCGGCGGCGCTGGCGGCCGTCAGCCCGGCGGCGGCCCGCGTGCTGCTCGGCGAGCTGGAACGCGCCCACCTGGTCACCGAGGACGCCGAGGACCAGTTCTCCCTGCACGACCTGCTCCAGGCGTACGCCGCGGACCTGGCCGCCGGTTCCGCCGCGACGCCGTCCGGGGCGGCCGCCAACGCGCGGGCCGTCGAGCGGCTGCTCGACCACTTCCTGATCTCGGCGTACGAGGGCGACCTGCTGCTCGACCCGCACCGCGACCGGGTGGCGCCGCCCGACGGCTCGCCGCACGCGCACCCGTTCCTGCCGCGCGACCACGAGGAGGCGCTGGCCTGGTTCACCGCCAACCACGCCACCGCGCTGGCCGTGACCAGGCTCTGCGACACCGGCGGCTACGACCGGCACCTGTGGGAGCTGGCCTGGTGCCTGGGCAACTACTTCGAGCGGCAGGGGCACTGGCACCAGTGGATCGAGAGCCAGGCGCTGGCCCTGGCCGCGGCGGTCCGGCTCGGCGACGCGCACGCGCAGGCCCGCTGCCACCGCGCGCTGTCGCGGGCCCACCAGCGGCTCGACGACCGCCCGGCGGCGTTCAGCCACCTCACCGAGGCGCTGCGGATCTACCAGGAGCACCAGGACCCGATCGGGCAGGCGTACACGCACCTCAACCTGAACGTGTGGCACGAGAGCGAGGGCCGCTACGAGCTGGCGCTGGGCCATGCGCAGACCGCGTTCGACCTGTTCGAGCAGGCCGGTAACGTCGCGGGGCAGGCGCTGTCGCGCAACGCGATCGGCTGGGGCCACGCCAAGCTCGGCGCCCACGAGACGGCGCTGCGCTACTGCCAGCAGGCGCTGACCCAGTTGCGTGAGATCGGCCACCAGGCCGGGGCCGCCGACACCCTCGACAGCATCGGCTTCGTCTACCTGGGACTGGACGACCCGGTCCGGGCCGCCGAGGCGTACGAGGCGGCACGGGACCTGTTCGAGCAGCTCGGCGACCGGTACAACCAGGCGACGTCGCACCTGCGGATCGGCGACATCCTCGCCGGGCAGGACCAGCCCGGCCCGGCCCGGCAGCAGTGGGAGACGGCCTGGCGGATCCTGCGGGACCTGGGCCACCCCGACGCCGTGGCGGTGGGCCGCCGCCTGCACGACCCGTCCGCCGCTCCGCACGGCTGA
- a CDS encoding SigE family RNA polymerase sigma factor, producing the protein MTDTGFREYAAARRAALRRTAYLLCGDWHLADDLVQDALAGLFVRWRKVRAGGEVDPYVRRMLVNGYLATHRRGWRREVAVAELPETAVAGPADDGTRDVLLRALSELHPSQRAVVVLRYWDDLSVEQTAAVLGCSTGNVKSQAARGLAHLRTALARTGALEGETV; encoded by the coding sequence ATGACCGACACCGGATTCCGCGAGTACGCCGCCGCCCGGCGGGCCGCGCTGCGGCGCACCGCGTACCTGCTGTGCGGCGACTGGCACCTGGCTGACGACCTGGTGCAGGACGCGCTGGCGGGGCTGTTCGTCCGCTGGCGCAAGGTTCGCGCCGGCGGCGAGGTCGACCCGTACGTGCGGCGCATGCTCGTCAACGGGTACCTGGCCACGCACCGGCGCGGCTGGCGGCGCGAGGTCGCCGTCGCCGAGCTGCCGGAGACCGCCGTGGCCGGGCCCGCCGACGACGGCACCCGCGACGTCCTGCTGCGGGCGCTGTCCGAACTGCACCCGTCCCAGCGCGCGGTCGTCGTGCTGCGCTACTGGGACGACCTGTCGGTCGAGCAGACCGCCGCGGTGCTGGGATGCAGCACCGGCAACGTCAAGAGCCAGGCCGCCCGCGGCCTGGCGCACCTGCGTACGGCGCTGGCACGCACCGGCGCCCTGGAGGGAGAAACCGTATGA
- a CDS encoding septum formation family protein, with the protein MSARRLALLASATILLAAGCSSAPSSDAGPATPSASAAAETYEPKAGSCLKVLGDLDKPAQDRQADKVVSCTESHDLQIVGAGTLDQGPTTDAMDKAYQDCDGMARRFLHEDWRNGKLEIGVFHTKSASRSDGVRWWECALIPYYAYDSPNSTDQDLSGGIPAKLRYGCQTLNEVNGKLADIHDVACSTPHQAEYTGAIVMPVGTKYPTDAASWKSIHTRCRAVVAAYVGVSKSYPDMDIYSEPLRTRDDWAKRRDVRCFIYLWPKKMTGSAKGTHGKGVPW; encoded by the coding sequence ATGTCAGCCAGACGTCTCGCGCTGCTCGCCAGCGCCACCATCCTGCTTGCGGCCGGCTGCTCGTCGGCCCCGTCGAGCGACGCAGGACCGGCCACGCCGTCCGCCTCGGCAGCCGCCGAGACCTACGAGCCGAAGGCGGGCAGCTGCCTGAAGGTGCTCGGCGACCTCGACAAGCCCGCCCAGGACCGGCAGGCCGACAAGGTCGTCTCCTGCACCGAGTCCCACGACCTGCAGATCGTCGGCGCCGGTACCCTTGACCAGGGCCCGACCACCGACGCGATGGACAAGGCATACCAGGACTGCGACGGGATGGCGCGCAGGTTCCTCCACGAGGACTGGCGCAACGGAAAGCTGGAGATTGGCGTCTTCCACACGAAGTCCGCGAGCAGGTCCGACGGCGTCCGCTGGTGGGAATGCGCCCTGATCCCGTACTACGCGTACGACTCTCCGAACTCCACCGACCAGGACCTGTCCGGCGGCATCCCGGCGAAGCTGCGGTACGGCTGCCAGACCTTGAACGAGGTCAACGGCAAGCTCGCCGACATCCACGACGTCGCCTGCTCCACCCCGCACCAGGCTGAGTACACCGGTGCGATCGTCATGCCGGTCGGCACCAAGTACCCGACCGACGCCGCCAGCTGGAAGTCCATCCACACCCGCTGCCGGGCCGTGGTCGCCGCGTACGTCGGGGTGTCGAAGTCCTACCCCGACATGGACATCTATAGCGAGCCGCTGCGCACCAGGGACGACTGGGCGAAGCGGCGCGACGTGCGCTGCTTCATCTACCTGTGGCCGAAGAAGATGACCGGCTCGGCCAAGGGCACCCACGGTAAGGGCGTGCCCTGGTAG
- a CDS encoding MmcQ/YjbR family DNA-binding protein yields MADADDVRRLALSLPDVVEIDSEGFDFRVGGKGFVWSYPERTPGLPRVIRTDVAVLYVGDEAEKQALLLGEPDRFFTTPGYDGLPLVMLRLARVDAARLTELVVDAWRMRAPAELTADFDESDLPLPGAG; encoded by the coding sequence ATGGCTGACGCCGACGACGTGCGCCGCCTGGCGCTGTCACTGCCGGACGTGGTCGAGATCGACAGCGAGGGCTTCGACTTCCGGGTCGGCGGCAAGGGTTTCGTCTGGTCGTATCCGGAGCGGACGCCCGGCCTGCCGCGTGTCATCCGCACCGACGTCGCCGTGCTGTACGTCGGCGACGAGGCGGAGAAGCAGGCGCTGCTGCTCGGCGAGCCCGACCGGTTCTTCACCACGCCCGGATACGACGGGCTGCCGCTGGTCATGCTGCGGCTGGCCCGGGTCGACGCGGCCCGCCTGACCGAACTGGTGGTCGACGCCTGGCGCATGCGCGCTCCGGCGGAGCTGACCGCCGACTTCGACGAGTCCGACCTCCCGCTGCCAGGGGCGGGCTGA
- a CDS encoding DUF6541 family protein yields the protein MSRTGGSAAGGHRRRWDLAAAVLMVAGALAVTWNLVRDVPGTMNVNFGDQNQFEFFLAHGAAVLRDGRNPLFTTAMNFPDGVNAMGNTSVLGLSLPLSPLTIAIGPHATFLVLLGLMFALTGLAWYALLSRAVVASPAAALTGAAWCAFAPGMVSHGNAHPNIVGQFLVPLIVWQVLRAAARRRPWRDGAVLAALVVWQAFINEEILLFTAVALGLFTGTAALVRPDLRRRVRPLLAALAVAAPLAAAVLAYPLWWQFTGPQSYHGLGEHIPTYGNDLGSLLTYSTQSLASAVLPDALAGPAPAPNQTEETVYFGLPLMLLLVWLGWRLRRDRTVVVLAAVGTVFAVLSLGTAVSWWDRPLLAGPWQTLARLPILDSVVPARLALVTVAVVGVLLALGADRAARGGLRRPAAVALVMAYAAALLPALPTPLEVAPRVPAPAVLTNGVLGAYVGPGHGIMFIPPTRVTVPEPMGWLAESGLRYHMTSGYFLGPGGTDGRGASTPPARFFDTWLYEIRRTGYVPPITAQQRAQAVADLRYWQVDALVLGQTKRPGRLRWAVTRLLGVTPQYSGGADWVWDVRELVWGRVPDLG from the coding sequence GTGTCCAGGACCGGAGGCTCGGCGGCGGGCGGGCACCGCCGCCGGTGGGACCTGGCGGCGGCGGTGCTCATGGTGGCCGGTGCGCTGGCCGTCACCTGGAACCTGGTACGCGACGTGCCCGGCACCATGAACGTCAACTTCGGTGACCAGAACCAGTTCGAGTTCTTCCTCGCCCACGGCGCCGCCGTCCTCCGCGACGGCCGGAACCCGCTGTTCACCACCGCGATGAACTTCCCCGACGGCGTCAACGCGATGGGCAACACCTCCGTGCTCGGCCTGTCGCTGCCGCTGTCCCCGCTGACGATCGCGATCGGTCCGCACGCGACGTTCCTGGTCCTGCTCGGGCTCATGTTCGCCCTCACCGGACTCGCCTGGTACGCCCTGCTGTCGCGCGCCGTCGTCGCCTCCCCGGCCGCGGCGCTGACCGGCGCCGCCTGGTGCGCGTTCGCCCCCGGCATGGTGTCGCACGGCAACGCCCACCCGAACATCGTCGGCCAGTTCCTCGTACCCCTGATCGTGTGGCAGGTGCTGCGTGCCGCCGCGCGCCGGCGGCCGTGGCGCGACGGTGCCGTCCTGGCCGCGCTGGTGGTCTGGCAGGCGTTCATCAACGAGGAGATCCTGCTGTTCACAGCGGTGGCGCTCGGCCTGTTCACCGGGACGGCGGCGCTGGTGCGGCCCGACCTGCGCCGAAGGGTGCGGCCGCTGCTGGCCGCGCTCGCGGTGGCCGCGCCGCTGGCCGCCGCCGTGCTGGCGTACCCGCTGTGGTGGCAGTTCACCGGGCCGCAGTCCTACCACGGGCTCGGCGAGCACATCCCGACCTACGGCAACGACCTCGGGTCGCTGCTCACGTACTCGACGCAGTCGCTGGCCAGCGCGGTGCTGCCGGACGCGCTGGCCGGTCCGGCGCCCGCGCCTAACCAGACCGAGGAGACGGTGTACTTCGGGCTGCCGCTGATGCTGCTGCTGGTCTGGCTCGGGTGGCGGCTGCGCCGCGACCGCACGGTCGTGGTGCTGGCCGCCGTCGGGACCGTGTTCGCGGTGCTGTCGCTGGGCACCGCGGTCAGCTGGTGGGACCGGCCGCTGCTGGCCGGGCCGTGGCAGACCCTGGCCCGGCTGCCGATCCTGGATTCGGTGGTGCCCGCCCGCCTGGCGCTGGTGACGGTCGCGGTGGTGGGCGTGCTGCTGGCGCTCGGCGCGGACCGGGCGGCCCGCGGCGGGCTGCGGCGTCCGGCGGCGGTCGCGCTGGTCATGGCGTACGCGGCCGCGCTGCTGCCCGCCCTGCCGACCCCGCTGGAGGTCGCGCCCCGGGTGCCGGCGCCCGCGGTGCTGACCAACGGCGTGCTCGGCGCGTACGTCGGGCCGGGACACGGGATCATGTTCATCCCGCCGACCCGGGTGACCGTGCCCGAGCCGATGGGCTGGCTGGCCGAGAGCGGCCTGCGCTACCACATGACCAGCGGATACTTCCTGGGTCCAGGCGGCACCGACGGCCGGGGCGCCTCGACCCCGCCCGCCCGGTTCTTCGACACCTGGCTGTACGAGATCCGCCGCACCGGCTACGTGCCGCCGATCACCGCGCAGCAGCGGGCGCAGGCAGTGGCCGACCTGCGGTACTGGCAGGTCGACGCGCTGGTGCTGGGGCAGACGAAGCGGCCGGGACGGCTGCGCTGGGCGGTGACCAGGCTGCTGGGCGTCACGCCGCAGTACAGCGGGGGAGCGGACTGGGTCTGGGACGTCCGCGAGCTGGTCTGGGGTCGCGTGCCCGATCTAGGCTGA
- a CDS encoding YafY family protein: MQAETSPTARALRTLEILQTRPGTTADQLAERLGVTERAARRYIAILREAGIPVDSARGPHGGYRLRRGTRLPPVVFTQAEALSLVMAVLDGHPAAADSDDLVGTALTKVIQALPDGVGRQAAALREHAAAVPDRYSARPDPATASALVTAVAARRRVLVAYRGESGSQWEAEVDPWAVVVRHARWYLLCHSYRADAVRTYRIDRIRAVEPTPYGFTPPEGLDPVATLEQHLGVGWQFPTRVVFDAPPERVAPWIRPPMGRLEPLGDGCVLVGSTRNPAMYAQEWLSVIPLPFRVEGGPQLRAAVAELAARFTAALDGPAGQH, from the coding sequence ATGCAGGCTGAGACCAGTCCCACCGCGCGGGCGCTGCGCACCCTGGAGATCCTGCAGACCCGCCCCGGCACCACCGCCGACCAGCTCGCCGAGCGGCTCGGGGTCACCGAGCGCGCCGCCCGCCGCTACATCGCGATCCTGCGGGAGGCGGGCATCCCCGTCGACTCGGCCCGGGGCCCGCACGGCGGCTACCGGCTGCGGCGCGGCACCCGGCTGCCACCGGTCGTGTTCACCCAGGCCGAGGCGCTCTCACTGGTCATGGCGGTGCTGGACGGCCACCCTGCCGCCGCCGACTCCGACGACCTGGTCGGCACCGCCCTGACCAAGGTCATCCAGGCACTGCCCGACGGCGTCGGGCGGCAGGCCGCCGCGCTGCGCGAGCACGCCGCCGCGGTGCCCGACCGGTATTCCGCGCGCCCCGACCCGGCCACGGCCAGCGCGCTGGTCACCGCCGTGGCGGCCCGGCGCCGGGTGCTGGTGGCCTACCGCGGCGAGTCGGGCAGCCAGTGGGAGGCCGAGGTCGACCCGTGGGCGGTGGTGGTGCGGCACGCGCGCTGGTACCTGCTGTGCCACTCGTACCGGGCCGACGCGGTGCGCACGTACCGGATCGACCGGATCCGGGCGGTGGAGCCGACGCCGTACGGCTTCACCCCGCCCGAGGGCCTGGACCCGGTCGCCACGTTGGAGCAGCACCTGGGCGTCGGCTGGCAGTTCCCCACCCGCGTCGTGTTCGACGCCCCGCCGGAGCGGGTCGCCCCGTGGATCCGGCCGCCGATGGGTCGGCTGGAGCCGCTCGGCGACGGGTGCGTGCTGGTCGGCAGCACCCGCAACCCCGCCATGTACGCCCAGGAGTGGCTGTCGGTCATCCCGCTGCCGTTCCGCGTCGAGGGCGGCCCGCAGCTGCGCGCCGCGGTCGCCGAGCTCGCCGCCCGGTTCACCGCCGCACTGGACGGCCCGGCTGGACAGCACTGA